In a single window of the Thermofilum uzonense genome:
- a CDS encoding MFS transporter: protein MLDKLKTLEKSILALLALVLLSSIGNGIINVLIQPYLKHIGFDPREVGLLQFISSVATSLSLVPAAYTSDRYGRKKIAIGSLIFSIPGFILILLPAERVVLYVGFALLGVGNAMTAVTLNPLLADVTPREKLDLVASASQIIGLVGSLLGMALTWLPQLANISLGEIAVAYRMLMALGGAVSVSGFTFLLLVRDPYGAPRGFKLGFSRETLLLTSLSALTALGAGASIWMINYYFMSKFLVEAGELGTRMMAETLLMIPSTSLAPLVSEKLGTLRAVVLLQSASIPFIIATAFSPDYLVAATVFTLRSVLMNAANPLMWSLTMRIIGEEERSRYTMLNMLGWQLAGGVGAAIGGWLMSINLDYPLFFTSLIYLTQTILLYLILHRKTQV from the coding sequence ATGTTAGACAAGCTGAAGACCTTGGAGAAGAGCATCCTAGCCTTACTGGCCTTAGTGTTGCTCAGCTCGATCGGGAACGGTATAATAAACGTTCTAATACAACCCTACTTAAAGCACATAGGCTTCGACCCCCGCGAGGTTGGCCTCCTCCAATTCATATCATCTGTAGCGACTTCTCTCTCCCTCGTTCCTGCAGCGTACACCTCCGACAGGTATGGAAGGAAAAAGATAGCCATAGGCTCTCTAATCTTCTCCATACCAGGATTCATCTTGATACTCCTCCCGGCGGAACGCGTTGTGCTTTACGTTGGTTTCGCCCTCTTGGGAGTAGGAAATGCCATGACGGCGGTCACGCTTAACCCGCTACTGGCTGATGTCACTCCTCGCGAGAAGCTGGATCTAGTGGCATCCGCATCACAGATTATAGGACTCGTAGGCTCTCTGCTCGGCATGGCTCTCACATGGCTTCCCCAATTGGCCAACATTTCTCTCGGTGAGATAGCCGTGGCTTACAGGATGCTCATGGCCTTGGGGGGAGCAGTATCGGTATCTGGTTTTACCTTCCTATTACTTGTTCGCGACCCATATGGTGCCCCAAGAGGGTTTAAGCTTGGCTTCTCAAGGGAAACGCTTCTCTTAACGTCACTCTCCGCACTTACGGCGCTGGGTGCAGGGGCTTCAATCTGGATGATTAACTACTACTTTATGTCTAAGTTCCTGGTGGAGGCAGGGGAGCTCGGGACGAGGATGATGGCAGAGACTCTTCTGATGATACCTTCAACGTCACTGGCACCACTCGTATCCGAGAAGCTAGGGACGCTCAGGGCTGTAGTCTTGCTACAGTCTGCCTCTATACCTTTCATAATAGCGACTGCATTTTCCCCGGATTATCTCGTAGCGGCTACAGTGTTTACCCTTAGGAGCGTTTTAATGAACGCGGCGAACCCCCTCATGTGGTCGCTCACTATGAGGATCATAGGAGAGGAGGAGCGCTCCAGGTATACGATGCTTAACATGCTTGGATGGCAGCTTGCTGGAGGTGTAGGAGCGGCTATAGGCGGATGGCTCATGAGCATCAACTTGGACTATCCTCTCTTCTTCACATCCCTGATATACTTGACTCAGACTATCCTCCTATACCTCATCCTGCACAGAAAGACGCAGGTATAA
- a CDS encoding class I SAM-dependent methyltransferase — MRLGDIFLILLYRLVPSRYYSWASGKIKPARTLVDVGGARGRLSEHLKDKFEIQLILDVLPQHFPKKKTIPSLEYVAASACFLPVRADSVDAVVFHDSLHHLDSPSEGLREALRVLKEGGNLYVFDFDRESPVGRLVRAFERMLGFPARLLTVSELTSLLGEHGKIEALSSTYGVFYAVFMKEHLTNA; from the coding sequence ATGCGACTCGGTGACATATTTCTCATACTACTTTACCGCCTGGTCCCCAGCCGGTACTACTCCTGGGCATCGGGGAAAATAAAGCCCGCGAGAACACTGGTTGACGTTGGCGGGGCTAGAGGCAGGCTCTCAGAACACCTTAAGGATAAATTCGAGATCCAACTGATATTAGATGTCCTCCCACAACACTTCCCTAAGAAAAAGACAATCCCCAGCCTTGAATACGTAGCCGCAAGCGCCTGCTTCCTACCGGTTCGAGCTGATTCAGTTGACGCAGTGGTTTTCCACGACTCTCTACACCACCTGGATAGTCCAAGCGAGGGTTTGAGGGAAGCGCTAAGAGTCTTGAAAGAGGGAGGCAACCTCTATGTCTTTGACTTTGACAGGGAGAGCCCGGTAGGCAGATTAGTGAGAGCATTCGAAAGGATGCTTGGCTTTCCGGCTAGGCTCCTTACTGTAAGCGAGCTGACAAGCCTACTAGGAGAACATGGTAAAATAGAGGCGCTGAGCTCCACGTACGGGGTATTCTATGCAGTATTTATGAAAGAGCACCTAACAAACGCTTAA